The genomic window CTGTCCACGGTTACGGTTATTGTACGTTTTAATTTACGCGGCCCGGCGGGGTATTTTCGCGTTCGGGCTGTCGCGGGCAACAGAATAGTGATGTGTGGTAGGCTTTGCACGGGATTTATGACACTTGCGCGTAATAAACCGGCGTTGTCGTTTGCTGGACGATGGGCGTAACGGCGCCGGGAAAATCGCCGGGGTTCATAAGGTCATGTCAGGGTTGCATGACTATGCATTTGGCGGCGTTTTTCCCTGGCTTTACGTGTCCGTCATCTTCCCACGGCGTCCCCGGAACGTTTCATAGACGTTAATAACGTTTTCGCCGGAAAACACGATTGTGCTGGAGAGCGGGCCTGATACAGCACAGATGTAAGGCTTTTGTGAGAATGTGCGCGATTTGATGATTTAGGTCAAAGCCACGATGGACAGAAGGTGAATACTTTGTTACTTTTAGCGCCGTGTAAATGTAATTGGTATTACCAATTGACTCCGCACCATCCGCTGAGAAGACAAGAAATGGCCTATAGTAAGATCCGCCAACCCAAGTTATCGGATGTCATAGAACAACAGTTGGAATATTTGATTCTGGAAGGGACGCTGCGCCCCGGCGAAAAATTGCCCCCCGAGCGTGAACTGGCCAAGCAGTTTGACGTGTCCCGCCCCTCGCTGCGGGAAGCCATCCAGCGATTGGAAGCTAAAGGCCTGCTGCTGCGTCGGCAGGGTGGAGGGACGTTTGTGCAAAGTAATTTATGGCAAAGCTTCAGCGATCCGCTGACTGAACTTTTGGCGGAGCATCCTGAATCGCAATACGACCTGTTGGAGACCCGTCACGCCCTTGAAGGGATTGCAGCCTATTATGCGGCGCTGCGCGGTACCGAGCAGGATTTCGAGCATATCCGTGAATGCCATCAGGCGATTCAGGCGGCGCAGGACAGCGGTGATCTCGACGCGGAAGCCGATGCCGTCATGAATTATCAAATTGCTGTCACCGAAGCCGCGCATAATGCGGTTTTATTGCACCTGGTGCGCTGTATGGGGCCGATGCTGGAAAACAACGTGCGTCAGAATTTTGAATTGCTCTACTCGCGCCGGGAAATGCTGGCGCAGGTGAGCAGCCACCGCGCCGGAATTTTCGCGGCGATAGTTGCGCGCGCGCCGGAAAAGGCGCGCGAGGCGTCACATCGCCATCTGGCGTTTATTGAGGAAATTTTGCTGGACCTTGGCCGGGAACATAGCCGGCGGGAACGATCGCTTCGACGTCTCCAGCAACGCAAGGACTAAGCCTCCGGGAACGGCGGCCCACGCGGCAGCAGAAGCTATGGGCCTGTCTTCGTATGTTCTGACGGCCAGAGCATAGGAAGACAGGCTCCAACTAAACCAATATTAAAGATAGATAAGGAACACCACCATGTCAGAACGTTTGTACAATGACGTGGATCCGATCGAAACACGCGACTGGCTCCAGGCGATCGAATCGGTTATCCGTGAAGAAGGTATTGAACGCGCGCAATTCCTAATTGATCAGGTGCTGGATGAAGCGCGTAAAGGTGGGGTCAGCATTGCGCAAGGTGCCGCCGGACGCAACTACATCAACACGATTCCAGTCGAAGAGGAGCCTGAGTATCCCGGCAATCTGGAACTGGAGCGCCGCATCCGTTCCGCCATTCGCTGGAATGCCGTGATGACCGTGCTGCACGCGTCGAAGAAAGATTTGGAACTGGGCGGCCACATGGCGTCATTCCAGTCGTCCGCCACCATTTATGAAGTGTGCTTCAACCATTTCTTCCGCGCGCGCAACGATAAAGACGGCGGCGACCTGGTCTACTTCCAGGGGCACATCTCCCCCGGCGTGTACGCTCGCGCCTTCCTTGAAGGTCGTCTGAGCGAAGATCAGATGAACAACTTCCGCCAGGAAGTGTACGGTAAAGGGTTGTCATCCTATCCGCATCCGAAGCTGATGCCGGAGTTCTGGCAGTTCCCGACGGTGTCGATGGGCCTTGGCCCGATAAGCGCCATCTATCAGGCAAAATTCCTTAAATATCTTGACCACCGCGCGCTGAAGAACACCAGCAATCAGACCGTGTACGCCTTCCTGGGCGACGGCGAGATGGACGAGCCGGAATCCAAGGGCGCCATCACCATCGCGACCCGCGAGAAGCTGGACAACCTGGTATTCATCATTAACTGTAACCTGCAACGTCTGGACGGTCCCGTCACTGGTAACGGCAAGATCATCAACGAGCTGGAAGGCGTGTTCGGCGGCGCCGGCTGGGAAGTGATCAAGGTGGTCTGGGGCAGCCGCTGGGATGAGCTGCTGCGCAAAGACACCTCCGGCAAGCTGATTCAGCTGATGAACGAAACCGTCGACGGCGACTATCAGACCTTTAAATCGAAAAACGGCGCCTACGTACGCGAGCACTTCTTTGGTAAATACCCGGAAACCGCCGCGCTGGTGAAAGACATGAGCGACGACGAGATTTGGGCTCTCAACCGCGGCGGCCACGATCCGAAGAAAATCTATGCCGCTCTGCAAAAGGCCAAGAAAACCACCGGCAAGCCTGTGGTGATCCTGGCGCACACCATCAAAGGCTACGGCATGGGTGTGACCGCGGAAGGCATGAATATCGCGCACCAAGTGAAGAAAATGAACATGGAAGGGGTACTCTACTTCCGCGATCGTTTCAATCTGAGCACCATTACCGACGACAAGATCGAAGCGCTGCCCTATATCATTTTTGCAGAAGGGTCCGAAGAGCACACCTATCTGCACGAGCGCCGCAAAGCGCTGCACGGCTATCTGCCGAGCCGTCTGAAGGATTTCACCAAGCCGCTGGAGCTGCCGACGCTTGAGGATTTTGCGCCGCTGCTGGAAGAGCAGAAAAAAGAGATCTCCACCACCATCGCTTTTGTTCGCGTGCTGAACGTGATGCTGAAGAACAAGTCGATCAAAGATCGCCTGGTACCGATCATCGCCGACGAAGCCCGTACTTTCGGCATGGAAGGTCTGTTCCGCCAGATAGGCATCTACAGCCCCAACGGCCAGCAGTACACGCCGCAGGACCGCGAGCAGGTCGCCTATTACCGCGAAGACGAAAAGGGGCAGATCCTGCAAGAAGGGATCAACGAGCTGGGAGCGGCCTCTTCCTGGCTGGCGGCGGCGACCTCCTACAGCACCAACGATTTGCCGATGATTCCGTTCTACATCTACTATTCGATGTTCGGTTTCCAGCGTATCGGCGATCTGTGCTGGGCGGCGGGCGACCAGCAGGCGCGCGGTTTCCTTATCGGCGGCACCTCGGGGCGCACTACGCTGAACGGTGAAGGCTTGCAGCACGAAGACGGCCACAGCCATATCCAGTCGCTGACCATCCCGAACTGCATCTCCTACGATCCGGCCTATGCCTATGAAGTCGCGGTCATCATGCATGACGGTCTGACACGGATGTACGGTGATAAGCCGGAAAACGTCTACTACTATCTGACCACGCTGAACGAAAACTACGCCATGCCTGCCATGCCGAAAGGCGTGGAAAAGGGTATTTGCAAGGGGATCTACAAGCTGGAAACGCTGGAAGGCGGCAAAGGCAAAGTGCAGCTGATGGGCTCCGGCGCCATTTTGCGCCACGTGCGCGAAGCAGCGCAGATCCTGTCGAAAGACTATGGTGTAGGCTCAGATGTGTACAGCGTGACCTCGTTCACCGAACTGGCGCGCGACGGCCAGGATTGCGAGCGCTGGAACATGCTGCACCCGACCGAAACCCCGCGCGTGCCTTATGTGGCCACCGTGCTGAACGATGCACCGGCGGTGGCGTCCACCGACTATATGAAACTGTTCGCCGAGCAGATCCGCAACTTTATTCCTGCAAGCGAGTTCCGCGTTCTGGGCACCGACGGTTTTGGCCGTTCGGACAGCCGCGAGAACCTGCGTCATCACTTTGAAGTGGACGCCAGCTATGTGGTGGTTGCGGCGCTGGGTGAATTGGCCAAACGCGGCTATATCGGCGCTGATGTGGTGGCGCAGGCCATCAGCAAATTCGGCATCGATGCTGACAAAGTCAACCCGCGTCTGGTGTAAGAGGTAGAGTAAATCATGGCTATTGAAATCAACGTACCGGATATCGGTGCAGATGAAGTGGAAGTCACCGAAGTCCTGGTCAGCGTGGGCGATAAAGTTGACGCCGAGCAGTCGCTGATTACCGTGGAAGGCGATAAAGCGTCCATGGAAGTGCCCTCGCCGCAGGCGGGGGTGGTGAAAGAGTTAAAGGTGGCGGTGGGCGATAAAGTCACCACCGGCAAACTGATTATGGTCTTCGAGGAAGCCGAGGGTGGCGCTGAGAAGCCTGCCGCAGCGCCGGAGAAGGCCGACAGCGCGGCGGCCAAACCGGCCGCCGGCGGCGGTGCCGCACAGAGTAAAGAGGTTAACGTTCCCGATATCGGCGGCGACGAGGTGGAAGTCACCGAAGTGCTGGTGAAGGTGGGTGACAAGGTCGAAGCCGAACAGTCGCTTATCACCGTCGAGGGCGACAAGGCGTCGATGGAAGTGCCGGCGCCGTTCGAGGGTATCGTCAAAGAGATCAAGATTAACGTTGGTGATAAAGTCAGCACAGGTTCGCAGATTATGATGTTCGAGGTGGAAGGAGCCGCCAAGGAAAGCGCCGCGGCTGTGGCCCCTGCGTCGGCATCAGACGCCAACAAAAGCGCAGCTGCTGCCCCGTCATCGTCCGAAGGCAAAGGTGAATTTGCCGAGAATGATGCCTATGTGCACGCTACCCCGGTGATTCGCCGTCTGGCGCGCGAGTTCGGCGTCAACCTGGCGAAAGTGAAAGGCACCGGGCGCAAAGGCCGTATCCTGCGTGAAGATATTCAGGCATACGTCAAAGAGGCTGTCAAACGCGCTGAGGCCGCCCCAGCCGCTGCCGGTACGCTGCCGGGGCTGCTGCCGTGGCCGAAGGTGGACTTCAGCAAGTTCGGCGACACCGAAGAGGTGGAGCTGGGCCGGATTCAGAAAATCTCCGGCGCCAACCTGCACCGTAACTGGGTCATGATCCCCCATGTAACCCAGTTCGACGAAGCCGATATCACCGAAGTGGAAGCCTTCCGCAAACAGCAGAACGCTGAAGCCGAGAAGAAGAAGCTGGATGTGAAAAT from Sodalis glossinidius str. 'morsitans' includes these protein-coding regions:
- the pdhR gene encoding pyruvate dehydrogenase complex transcriptional repressor PdhR codes for the protein MAYSKIRQPKLSDVIEQQLEYLILEGTLRPGEKLPPERELAKQFDVSRPSLREAIQRLEAKGLLLRRQGGGTFVQSNLWQSFSDPLTELLAEHPESQYDLLETRHALEGIAAYYAALRGTEQDFEHIRECHQAIQAAQDSGDLDAEADAVMNYQIAVTEAAHNAVLLHLVRCMGPMLENNVRQNFELLYSRREMLAQVSSHRAGIFAAIVARAPEKAREASHRHLAFIEEILLDLGREHSRRERSLRRLQQRKD
- the aceE gene encoding pyruvate dehydrogenase (acetyl-transferring), homodimeric type, with protein sequence MSERLYNDVDPIETRDWLQAIESVIREEGIERAQFLIDQVLDEARKGGVSIAQGAAGRNYINTIPVEEEPEYPGNLELERRIRSAIRWNAVMTVLHASKKDLELGGHMASFQSSATIYEVCFNHFFRARNDKDGGDLVYFQGHISPGVYARAFLEGRLSEDQMNNFRQEVYGKGLSSYPHPKLMPEFWQFPTVSMGLGPISAIYQAKFLKYLDHRALKNTSNQTVYAFLGDGEMDEPESKGAITIATREKLDNLVFIINCNLQRLDGPVTGNGKIINELEGVFGGAGWEVIKVVWGSRWDELLRKDTSGKLIQLMNETVDGDYQTFKSKNGAYVREHFFGKYPETAALVKDMSDDEIWALNRGGHDPKKIYAALQKAKKTTGKPVVILAHTIKGYGMGVTAEGMNIAHQVKKMNMEGVLYFRDRFNLSTITDDKIEALPYIIFAEGSEEHTYLHERRKALHGYLPSRLKDFTKPLELPTLEDFAPLLEEQKKEISTTIAFVRVLNVMLKNKSIKDRLVPIIADEARTFGMEGLFRQIGIYSPNGQQYTPQDREQVAYYREDEKGQILQEGINELGAASSWLAAATSYSTNDLPMIPFYIYYSMFGFQRIGDLCWAAGDQQARGFLIGGTSGRTTLNGEGLQHEDGHSHIQSLTIPNCISYDPAYAYEVAVIMHDGLTRMYGDKPENVYYYLTTLNENYAMPAMPKGVEKGICKGIYKLETLEGGKGKVQLMGSGAILRHVREAAQILSKDYGVGSDVYSVTSFTELARDGQDCERWNMLHPTETPRVPYVATVLNDAPAVASTDYMKLFAEQIRNFIPASEFRVLGTDGFGRSDSRENLRHHFEVDASYVVVAALGELAKRGYIGADVVAQAISKFGIDADKVNPRLV
- the aceF gene encoding pyruvate dehydrogenase complex dihydrolipoyllysine-residue acetyltransferase; amino-acid sequence: MAIEINVPDIGADEVEVTEVLVSVGDKVDAEQSLITVEGDKASMEVPSPQAGVVKELKVAVGDKVTTGKLIMVFEEAEGGAEKPAAAPEKADSAAAKPAAGGGAAQSKEVNVPDIGGDEVEVTEVLVKVGDKVEAEQSLITVEGDKASMEVPAPFEGIVKEIKINVGDKVSTGSQIMMFEVEGAAKESAAAVAPASASDANKSAAAAPSSSEGKGEFAENDAYVHATPVIRRLAREFGVNLAKVKGTGRKGRILREDIQAYVKEAVKRAEAAPAAAGTLPGLLPWPKVDFSKFGDTEEVELGRIQKISGANLHRNWVMIPHVTQFDEADITEVEAFRKQQNAEAEKKKLDVKITPLVFIMKAVAKALEELPHFNSSLSADAQKLTLKKYINIGVAVDTPNGLVVPVFRNVNKKGIVELSRELAEISKKARAGKLTSSDMQGGCFTISSLGGIGGTAFTPIVNAPEVAILGVSKSSTKPVWNGKEFAPRLMLPLSLSYDHRVIDGADGARFISFINNVMSDIRRLVM